One window of Campylobacter sp. RM12651 genomic DNA carries:
- a CDS encoding DUF262 domain-containing protein, translated as MNEIKSGIKFNLSDKNPVGSNVASFSALASELELSIPDYQRPYVWEIKQTRMLLKDIENSENGALLGSIILHETKRDDEIIYEVIDGQQRLTTIKLILMVLSEYKIVMENHNGYSNYLSNVSFFHKISQDNIKANYEYIKNYLSNEDKAKDFLENLEKTQFIIVATTKADDAFIFFDNTNSKGKKLENYDLIKAFHLQAMQERHKDLQNANAKYFESVIKADKDNIDSFLNQTLNFTRKIIKQEYERTKWWSDDLIFDEFCKENLSGQSSCDYGVISDFANGVEFFEYFRKFYEILKIIRQTDFYQKLNHLDGTGYLQNALCMCIVVFMDRFKSGNFDKMIRFATRIIYTNRLVGKSVRWESTMGSSEKIIRAIFVNNYESKIYEGLDEIARECYAYEQEKIAENPIDGGKRGDYKELCKDYLDEEFKKYGILGHFLGEQNGAK; from the coding sequence ATGAATGAGATTAAAAGTGGGATTAAATTTAATCTAAGCGATAAAAATCCAGTAGGTTCTAATGTCGCAAGTTTTAGTGCTTTGGCAAGTGAATTAGAGCTTAGCATACCTGATTATCAACGCCCTTATGTATGGGAGATAAAGCAAACAAGAATGCTTTTAAAAGATATTGAAAATAGTGAAAATGGAGCCTTGCTAGGCTCTATTATTTTGCATGAAACTAAACGAGATGATGAGATAATTTATGAAGTGATAGACGGACAGCAAAGGCTAACTACGATTAAGCTTATTCTGATGGTGTTAAGTGAATATAAAATTGTTATGGAAAATCACAATGGATATAGTAACTACCTAAGTAATGTAAGCTTTTTTCATAAAATTTCTCAAGACAATATCAAGGCTAATTACGAGTATATTAAAAACTATTTAAGTAATGAAGATAAGGCTAAAGATTTTTTAGAAAATCTAGAAAAAACTCAATTTATAATAGTAGCTACAACAAAAGCCGATGATGCTTTTATCTTTTTTGACAATACCAACTCAAAAGGAAAAAAGCTAGAAAATTACGACCTTATAAAAGCCTTTCATTTACAAGCCATGCAAGAGCGTCATAAGGATTTGCAAAATGCTAATGCCAAATATTTTGAAAGTGTTATAAAAGCCGATAAAGACAATATCGATAGTTTTTTAAACCAAACATTAAATTTTACTAGAAAAATCATCAAGCAAGAGTATGAAAGAACCAAGTGGTGGAGTGATGATTTGATATTTGATGAGTTTTGTAAGGAGAATTTATCAGGACAAAGTTCGTGCGATTATGGGGTTATTAGCGATTTTGCAAACGGGGTTGAGTTTTTTGAATATTTTAGAAAATTCTATGAAATACTGAAAATTATAAGGCAAACAGATTTTTATCAAAAGCTAAATCATTTAGATGGGACAGGGTATTTACAAAACGCATTGTGTATGTGTATTGTAGTGTTTATGGATAGGTTTAAGAGTGGTAATTTTGATAAGATGATAAGATTTGCTACAAGGATTATTTATACAAATAGACTTGTTGGTAAAAGTGTGCGATGGGAAAGCACGATGGGTAGTAGCGAAAAAATCATAAGAGCTATATTTGTAAACAATTACGAGAGCAAGATTTATGAAGGTCTTGATGAGATAGCTAGGGAGTGTTATGCGTATGAGCAAGAAAAGATCGCAGAAAATCCAATCGATGGTGGAAAGCGTGGAGACTATAAAGAACTATGTAAAGATTATTTAGATGAAGAATTTAAAAAATATGGAATTTTAGGTCATTTTTTAGGAGAACAAAATGGAGCAAAATAA
- a CDS encoding amidohydrolase, with translation MIEEIKKLSSEFIEIRKCIHENPELGLKEFKTAKLVANKLREFGIEVYENVGVTGVVGVLKKGNSNKSIALRADMDALVINEASGVSYASKNEGLMHACGHDGHTASLLLAAKYLSKSEFDGTINFVFQPAEEGRGGAKAMIDDNLFTRFKSDFIFGYHNIPSKTNKLFCLKRGAMMAGADALRVNISGVGGHGSAPEKASDIMGAMAHFITQAGFITARNIAAKNQAVITFGAALSGNETSFNILQDKALLLANIRTFNNDDRNTIIEQLNNIAKSCELLFKVKVELEFIQIGAATINDDEAQKLAFGVACELFGEQNCDEFHEPLMGSEDFSFMLEHCKGAYAFILNKNDYYLHDPRYIYDDDTLVNAAAFYSGVCLKYLK, from the coding sequence ATGATAGAAGAGATTAAAAAACTCTCAAGCGAGTTTATAGAGATTAGAAAATGTATTCACGAAAATCCTGAACTAGGATTAAAAGAATTTAAAACAGCAAAGTTAGTTGCGAACAAATTAAGAGAATTTGGCATAGAAGTTTATGAAAATGTAGGCGTAACAGGAGTTGTTGGGGTTTTAAAGAAAGGTAATTCAAATAAAAGCATAGCTTTAAGAGCTGATATGGATGCACTTGTAATAAACGAAGCTAGTGGAGTAAGCTATGCTTCTAAGAACGAAGGTTTAATGCACGCTTGTGGGCATGATGGACATACGGCGAGTTTATTATTAGCGGCTAAATATTTAAGTAAGAGTGAATTTGATGGCACTATTAATTTTGTCTTTCAACCTGCTGAAGAAGGTAGAGGCGGTGCTAAAGCTATGATTGATGATAATTTATTTACTAGATTTAAAAGTGATTTTATATTTGGTTATCACAATATCCCAAGTAAAACTAATAAATTATTTTGTCTTAAGCGCGGGGCTATGATGGCAGGAGCTGACGCACTTAGGGTAAATATTAGTGGAGTTGGTGGGCATGGTAGTGCTCCTGAAAAAGCTAGTGATATAATGGGTGCGATGGCTCATTTTATAACCCAAGCGGGATTTATAACTGCTAGAAATATAGCAGCTAAAAATCAAGCTGTTATAACATTTGGAGCAGCTCTAAGTGGAAATGAAACTAGCTTTAATATCTTACAAGATAAGGCATTATTACTTGCTAATATTAGAACCTTTAATAATGATGATAGAAATACGATAATAGAGCAATTAAACAATATTGCTAAATCTTGCGAGCTGCTTTTTAAGGTAAAAGTTGAGCTTGAATTTATTCAAATAGGAGCAGCTACAATTAATGATGATGAAGCGCAAAAATTAGCTTTTGGTGTAGCTTGTGAATTATTTGGAGAGCAAAATTGTGATGAATTTCACGAGCCATTAATGGGTAGCGAAGATTTTTCTTTTATGCTAGAGCATTGCAAAGGTGCTTATGCCTTTATTTTAAATAAGAATGATTATTATCTACACGACCCTAGATATATTTATGATGATGATACTTTAGTTAATGCCGCTGCATTTTATTCAGGAGTATGTTTAAAATATTTAAAATAA
- a CDS encoding DNA translocase FtsK, whose protein sequence is MLKKVKELYKQKPSIAYVQRELGIGYNTARRLIESIKDEMTSKEECQSTNEIISFLDEICKVCKDGGKVRIYKSFDEIQGFSTPTILHIIHNDDLGMFELLEFQERLQDDKIYYNTHYDPKSDLKIIAISKE, encoded by the coding sequence ATGCTAAAAAAGGTAAAAGAACTTTATAAACAAAAGCCTAGCATAGCATATGTGCAAAGAGAATTAGGCATAGGTTACAACACTGCAAGAAGGCTAATAGAAAGCATAAAAGATGAAATGACTAGTAAAGAAGAGTGCCAATCAACAAACGAAATTATAAGCTTTTTAGATGAGATTTGTAAGGTTTGTAAGGATGGTGGCAAAGTTAGGATATATAAGAGTTTTGATGAGATACAAGGCTTTAGCACCCCAACGATATTACATATCATACACAATGATGATTTAGGAATGTTTGAACTCTTAGAATTCCAAGAAAGGTTGCAAGATGATAAAATATATTACAATACCCATTATGATCCTAAAAGTGATTTAAAGATAATAGCGATTAGCAAGGAGTAA
- a CDS encoding sulfite exporter TauE/SafE family protein: MIEEYTLLTYIIFILDGLLVGFTAGLFAIGGGTAVVPIMTTFVGYSPKIAVGISVMQMVFSSFYNSYLNYKKGTLQVKNALYPALGGLVGGFSVGFIMKFASNLMIAYIICFLIIWAIVKLYFTPANPIEPEKNSKLLQFFVGLIIGAIATSGGIGGGALLTPALVAICNFNIKKAASFSGLFVAFAGSAAFVSMAITNHVDYTAGAIIAISSLPGVWVGNWLFHKISNNTQKKLFIGFLLFVLTLSIIEVLKQHGVFNE, translated from the coding sequence ATGATAGAAGAATACACATTACTTACTTATATTATTTTTATTTTAGATGGGCTTTTAGTTGGTTTTACTGCAGGGCTTTTTGCAATAGGTGGTGGGACTGCTGTTGTGCCTATTATGACAACTTTTGTTGGGTATTCACCTAAGATTGCTGTTGGAATTAGCGTTATGCAAATGGTTTTTTCATCTTTTTATAATTCATATTTAAATTATAAAAAAGGCACATTGCAAGTAAAAAATGCTTTATATCCTGCTTTAGGTGGTTTAGTTGGTGGTTTTAGCGTTGGTTTTATTATGAAATTTGCAAGTAATTTAATGATTGCTTATATTATTTGTTTTTTAATTATTTGGGCTATTGTTAAACTTTATTTTACTCCTGCAAATCCAATTGAGCCTGAAAAGAATTCAAAATTATTACAATTTTTCGTAGGTTTAATAATAGGTGCAATTGCTACAAGTGGTGGGATAGGTGGTGGAGCATTACTCACGCCTGCTTTAGTTGCAATTTGTAATTTTAATATTAAAAAAGCTGCTTCATTTAGTGGTCTTTTTGTAGCTTTTGCTGGAAGTGCTGCTTTTGTTTCTATGGCAATTACAAATCATGTTGATTATACTGCTGGTGCAATAATTGCTATTTCAAGTTTGCCTGGAGTTTGGGTTGGTAATTGGCTGTTTCATAAAATTAGCAATAATACGCAAAAAAAACTTTTCATAGGATTTTTATTGTTTGTATTGACTTTATCAATAATAGAAGTTCTAAAACAACACGGAGTATTTAATGAATAA
- the fliN gene encoding flagellar motor switch protein FliN, giving the protein MQTQEQPTRILNATYEELLDVSVDFISELGTTQLSVREFLELGIGSVIDLEKPAGESVELYVNNRIFGKGEVMVYERNLAIRINEILSSKTVIQYFKKEL; this is encoded by the coding sequence ATGCAAACACAAGAGCAACCTACTAGAATTCTAAATGCAACTTATGAAGAATTGCTAGATGTTAGCGTAGATTTTATAAGTGAGTTAGGAACTACACAACTTAGCGTTAGAGAATTTTTAGAACTTGGAATTGGCTCTGTTATTGATTTAGAAAAACCAGCAGGTGAGAGTGTAGAACTTTATGTAAATAATAGAATTTTTGGTAAAGGCGAAGTAATGGTTTATGAAAGAAATTTAGCAATTCGTATCAATGAAATACTAAGCTCAAAAACCGTTATTCAATATTTTAAAAAAGAGTTGTGA
- a CDS encoding DUF285 domain-containing protein, translated as MKKYFPKDKAELSRLVQNPKIDLKLIDTSVITDMSYLFKDSKRADLADINHWDFSNVLSVKAMFENAILTNEICLNTSKCKDFSYIFNQTNLALDGMGKITTKISLDMKSCEEFRFFMVGVDMDYDNLELKNLNLKKLSESPFFDIYRHSHKSYKDFLLRHANIRKNGEKYQPKNRFELKLLVFCIDDLSLIDTSRIINLSFVFDGSTRSDFSGLKSWELRQVRDTSYMFNNAINLKSLPKLVFSKLKSAEGMFHGCKNLASLDMNITKKPHCFSNYLRNTKRMFKNCTNLRYINKLDLKGVENADEMFMGCLSLKHPRVIFSSDLYSLRDIHTNSSVVFTEPLIRRNTECKIAKTSSYKFIDVVYDRGIFDVYEELCDTNDKIYRAWVVNRRNARSFIRYGKDTLFKDELYDYAKKLLHKGGLIDARYLSLKLKIDIARANTILHHLEYKNFLDIKARKILKKITNLSPRGDGILHIISANKYDFVCKGDSRVLEEIFYNDEYCDEFYEQICKYKTLKISEYKKFYKFEPKNVVAVRLHRDFSGDEYREFLGYYGGGSIPSKLTFEIYTDSRAKDEMIVFKEMKC; from the coding sequence ATGAAAAAGTATTTTCCTAAGGACAAAGCTGAATTATCAAGACTAGTTCAAAATCCAAAAATAGATTTAAAGCTAATTGATACAAGCGTGATTACCGATATGAGCTATCTTTTTAAAGACAGCAAAAGAGCTGATTTAGCTGATATAAACCACTGGGATTTTAGCAATGTTTTAAGTGTTAAAGCTATGTTTGAAAACGCCATCTTGACAAATGAAATTTGTCTAAATACTAGCAAATGCAAGGATTTTTCTTATATTTTCAATCAAACAAATCTAGCTTTAGATGGCATGGGTAAAATCACTACTAAAATCAGCCTTGATATGAAAAGTTGTGAGGAGTTTAGGTTTTTTATGGTTGGGGTGGATATGGATTATGATAATTTAGAGCTTAAAAACCTAAATCTAAAAAAGCTTAGCGAAAGTCCATTTTTTGATATCTATCGTCATAGCCATAAATCATACAAAGATTTTTTACTTCGCCACGCAAACATTAGAAAAAACGGCGAAAAATATCAGCCTAAAAACAGATTTGAGTTAAAGCTTTTGGTGTTTTGCATAGATGATTTAAGCCTTATTGATACTTCTAGGATAATTAATTTGAGTTTTGTTTTTGATGGTAGCACTAGGAGTGATTTTAGTGGCTTAAAATCTTGGGAGTTAAGACAAGTTAGAGATACTTCATATATGTTTAATAACGCCATAAATCTAAAAAGCCTTCCTAAGCTAGTATTTAGCAAGCTTAAAAGTGCTGAAGGTATGTTTCACGGGTGCAAAAACCTTGCAAGCCTTGATATGAATATCACAAAAAAGCCACATTGTTTTTCAAATTATCTAAGAAACACTAAAAGAATGTTTAAAAACTGCACTAATTTAAGGTATATAAATAAGCTTGATTTAAAAGGCGTTGAGAATGCTGATGAAATGTTTATGGGTTGTCTTAGTCTAAAACATCCTAGAGTTATATTTTCTAGCGATTTATATTCTTTAAGAGATATTCATACAAACTCAAGCGTGGTTTTTACTGAGCCACTAATTAGACGTAATACAGAATGCAAGATCGCAAAAACTAGTTCTTATAAGTTTATAGATGTGGTTTATGATAGGGGGATTTTTGATGTTTATGAAGAGTTATGTGACACAAATGATAAGATTTATAGAGCTTGGGTGGTAAATCGTCGGAACGCTAGAAGTTTTATAAGATATGGTAAGGATACATTATTTAAAGATGAGCTTTATGACTATGCAAAGAAGCTTTTACATAAAGGTGGCTTGATAGACGCAAGGTATCTAAGCCTTAAACTTAAAATTGATATAGCTAGAGCAAATACCATCCTTCATCATTTAGAGTATAAAAACTTTTTAGATATAAAGGCTAGAAAAATACTAAAAAAGATAACAAATCTTAGCCCAAGGGGTGATGGGATTTTGCATATCATAAGTGCTAATAAATATGATTTTGTTTGTAAGGGTGATAGTAGGGTGCTTGAAGAGATTTTTTATAATGATGAGTATTGCGATGAGTTTTATGAGCAAATTTGTAAATATAAGACTTTAAAGATTAGTGAGTATAAAAAGTTTTATAAGTTTGAGCCTAAAAATGTCGTAGCGGTAAGGCTTCACAGGGATTTTAGCGGTGATGAATATAGGGAATTTTTGGGCTATTATGGAGGAGGTAGTATCCCATCAAAATTAACTTTTGAGATTTATACAGATTCAAGAGCAAAAGATGAAATGATAGTTTTTAAGGAGATGAAATGCTAA
- a CDS encoding chemotaxis protein CheX, translating into MLDTIDYSVKHFFKHILRSKLETTNSLDEAEYYGASICLGDNVKELFCYLIFKKESLQALASRLLGDDDKMSEDDYCDLCKEVANQIIGYAKRLLADAYDDYSISVPEYLGRVSDFKLGFTHEFFYKLENNTFCVGIVEKKK; encoded by the coding sequence ATGCTTGATACAATTGATTATTCAGTTAAACATTTTTTTAAACATATTTTAAGAAGTAAATTAGAAACCACAAATTCTTTAGATGAAGCTGAATATTATGGTGCTAGTATTTGTTTAGGAGATAATGTAAAAGAATTATTTTGTTATTTAATATTTAAAAAAGAAAGCTTACAAGCTCTTGCTTCAAGATTATTAGGCGATGATGATAAGATGAGTGAAGATGATTATTGTGATTTATGCAAAGAAGTAGCAAATCAAATCATAGGTTATGCAAAAAGATTATTAGCTGATGCTTATGATGATTATTCAATTAGTGTGCCTGAATATTTAGGAAGGGTAAGTGATTTTAAATTAGGCTTTACTCACGAGTTTTTTTATAAACTAGAAAATAATACCTTTTGCGTTGGTATAGTAGAGAAGAAAAAATAA
- the uvrA gene encoding excinuclease ABC subunit UvrA produces the protein MNNEIQVINASENNLKNISLTLPKNKLIVFTGLSGSGKSTLAFDTLYAEGQRRYIESLSAYARQFLDKFRKPNVEKIEGLTPAIAIDQKSTSKNPRSTVGTITEIYDYLRLLYSKIGVQHCHKCGEKINKMDTEDIINEMAKFSEKAMILAPLVKEKKGTFAPLLESLKAQGFINILINGTLTRLDEPIELAKTKKHTIKLVVDRLRISDDNKSRLAQAVEKALSLSYGECELELLESNKNIHYSLHNACFKCKISFNKLEPLSFSFNSPKGACSLCDGLGIRMSIDQEKIINYERSIEDGAVRTMMGFNKSYYSKLLLAFCEAEKIPTNKPYEELSEYQKKLILYGSATEFSFLWNKHNIKKTFDGAIKISYEILKDDKDFNEYITEKTCPSCKGFRLNEQSLAVLVNGKSIAEVISIPIEEICEFFKIENFNNLNKQDYEISYPIIKEINERLFFLNDVGLGYLTLGRDARTISGGEAQRIRIASQIGSGLSGVLYVLDEPSIGLHERDTQKLINTLKSLQAKGNTLIVVEHDRKTIESADVIVEIGPRAGTSGGEIIFNGTYKELLKSKCETALYINRKKDIDLYKARKSDEYLELSGINQNNIKDLSVKFPLRNLVCVTGVSGSGKSSLMLHSLLPIARANLNRAKAVINDITYKGLDKLDKVIFLDQSPIGKTPRSNPATYTGLMDEIRNLFANVPEAQIRGYKIGRFSFNVAGGRCEKCSGEGELKISMHFLPDVNITCDACGGRRYNHQTLEIKYKDKNIADVLEMSVAEAYEFFAKHPKIKQKLKTLMDVGLDYITLGQNATTLSGGEAQRIKISKELSRSDTGNTLYLLDEPTTGLHFADTQKLVKVLQHLVDAGNSVFVIEHNLDLIKNADYIIDMGPEGGFRGGKIIATGNPLELAKKYADKSYTAKFLAQEFKEMKKELK, from the coding sequence ATGAATAATGAAATTCAAGTTATAAACGCAAGTGAAAATAACTTAAAAAATATAAGCCTAACACTACCTAAAAATAAATTAATAGTTTTTACAGGGCTTAGTGGTAGTGGAAAATCTACTTTAGCTTTTGATACGCTTTATGCAGAAGGACAACGCCGTTATATAGAAAGTCTTAGTGCTTATGCTAGGCAATTTTTAGATAAATTTAGAAAACCAAATGTAGAAAAAATAGAAGGCTTAACCCCTGCTATTGCAATTGATCAAAAATCAACTAGCAAAAACCCACGCTCAACCGTTGGAACAATTACTGAAATATATGATTATTTAAGACTTTTGTATTCAAAAATTGGAGTTCAGCATTGTCATAAATGTGGAGAAAAAATCAATAAAATGGATACAGAAGATATAATAAACGAAATGGCAAAATTTAGCGAAAAGGCAATGATTTTAGCTCCTTTAGTTAAAGAAAAAAAAGGCACATTCGCACCACTTCTTGAAAGCCTAAAAGCTCAAGGTTTTATAAATATTTTAATAAACGGCACACTAACACGACTAGATGAGCCAATAGAATTAGCTAAAACTAAAAAGCATACTATTAAATTAGTAGTTGATAGGCTAAGAATTAGTGATGATAATAAAAGTCGTTTAGCTCAAGCTGTTGAAAAAGCTTTAAGTTTAAGTTATGGTGAGTGTGAGTTAGAATTATTAGAAAGTAATAAAAATATTCATTATTCGCTTCATAATGCTTGTTTTAAATGCAAAATTTCATTTAATAAACTTGAGCCTTTAAGCTTTTCATTTAATAGCCCTAAAGGAGCTTGTTCTTTATGTGATGGTTTAGGCATTAGAATGAGTATTGACCAAGAAAAAATTATAAATTATGAAAGAAGTATAGAAGATGGTGCAGTTCGCACTATGATGGGCTTTAATAAAAGTTATTATTCAAAGTTACTTTTAGCATTTTGTGAAGCAGAAAAAATCCCTACAAATAAGCCTTATGAAGAATTAAGTGAATATCAAAAAAAGCTTATTTTATACGGAAGTGCTACGGAATTTAGCTTTTTATGGAATAAACATAATATCAAAAAAACTTTTGATGGAGCTATTAAGATAAGTTATGAAATCTTAAAAGATGATAAAGATTTTAACGAATACATAACAGAAAAAACCTGCCCATCTTGTAAAGGCTTTAGACTAAACGAGCAAAGCTTAGCTGTGTTAGTAAATGGTAAAAGCATAGCAGAAGTTATTAGCATACCTATTGAAGAGATTTGCGAATTTTTTAAAATAGAGAATTTTAATAATTTAAATAAGCAAGATTATGAAATATCTTATCCTATTATTAAAGAAATTAATGAAAGATTATTTTTCTTAAATGATGTTGGCTTGGGGTATTTAACACTAGGTAGAGATGCAAGGACAATTAGTGGTGGAGAAGCTCAAAGAATTAGGATTGCTTCTCAAATTGGAAGTGGATTAAGCGGAGTTTTATATGTATTAGATGAGCCTAGCATAGGTCTTCATGAAAGAGATACGCAAAAACTAATAAATACCCTAAAAAGCTTGCAGGCTAAAGGAAATACTCTAATAGTAGTAGAACACGATAGAAAGACAATTGAGAGTGCTGATGTAATCGTTGAGATTGGACCTAGGGCTGGAACTAGCGGTGGGGAGATTATCTTTAATGGCACTTATAAAGAATTGCTTAAAAGCAAATGCGAAACTGCATTGTATATAAATCGTAAAAAAGACATAGACCTTTATAAGGCTAGAAAGAGTGATGAATATTTAGAATTAAGCGGAATTAATCAAAACAATATAAAGGATTTAAGTGTGAAATTCCCACTTAGGAATTTAGTTTGTGTAACAGGAGTAAGCGGTAGTGGTAAAAGCTCATTAATGTTGCATTCACTTTTACCAATTGCAAGAGCAAATCTAAATAGAGCAAAAGCAGTAATTAATGATATTACATATAAAGGTCTTGATAAATTAGACAAAGTAATTTTCCTAGATCAAAGTCCAATAGGAAAAACTCCAAGAAGCAATCCAGCAACATATACAGGGCTTATGGATGAGATTAGGAATTTATTTGCTAATGTTCCTGAAGCACAGATTAGAGGATATAAAATTGGTCGCTTTAGCTTCAATGTTGCAGGTGGAAGGTGTGAAAAATGTAGCGGAGAAGGTGAGCTTAAAATCTCTATGCACTTTTTACCTGATGTAAATATTACCTGTGATGCTTGTGGGGGTAGAAGATACAATCATCAAACACTAGAGATTAAATATAAAGACAAAAATATAGCTGATGTTTTAGAAATGAGTGTAGCAGAAGCTTATGAGTTTTTTGCAAAACACCCTAAGATTAAGCAAAAATTAAAGACCTTAATGGATGTAGGGCTTGATTATATAACCTTAGGTCAAAACGCTACAACCTTAAGTGGTGGGGAAGCTCAAAGGATAAAAATATCTAAAGAATTAAGTAGAAGTGATACAGGAAATACACTTTATTTACTTGATGAACCAACTACGGGGCTTCATTTTGCAGATACACAAAAATTAGTAAAAGTATTGCAGCATTTAGTAGATGCTGGAAATAGTGTTTTTGTAATTGAGCATAATTTGGATTTAATCAAAAACGCTGATTATATTATAGATATGGGTCCTGAAGGCGGTTTTAGGGGTGGTAAGATAATTGCAACAGGTAATCCATTAGAACTTGCTAAAAAATATGCTGATAAAAGCTATACAGCGAAGTTTTTAGCACAAGAATTTAAAGAAATGAAAAAGGAGTTAAAATGA